DNA from Desulfuromonas sp. AOP6:
GAGGATATTCGCGTTGATGGCCATCAACCGTTTCTGAATGTCCTCGGGTTGAGAGCCAAGATCTTCAGCCAGGGTTTCCGTAGCCATTTTTACCGCATTGAGCCTTTGGCCCAGGTCATCATGCAGCTCCCGCGAAATGAATTTGCGCTCCTCTTCCTGGGCGTTCAGCAGACGGTGGGATAGTGCGCGTATTCGCTGTTCCGATTCTTTCCGGCTGGTGATATCGCGGGCCACTGCCAGTTTGGCAGGTTGGTTAAGCCCCGGCATGCGGATGCCCAGTTCAATGACCGAATACCAGGCGCTGTTGGCCTGGTTGAAAAATTCCTTGTACAGCGGTTCTCCTGACTTGAAAACTTCATCGCGGCTGCAATCGTCACATGGAGAGTTCAAGCCCCGGCACAGTTTGTGACACGGATCTGTACTGATGTCGCCCTGGCAGGATTCCAGCATTTTTTTATTGGCATAGACGATTTTGTGGTCTTCTGAGACCACGTAGACACGATCCTCCATGGCATTCAGCAGAAGCCGCAAAGTTTGTTGAGAGATGACCATGGCCTCGGCCATGACCTGGCAGTCGGTTTGATCCTTGAATGTGCCGATAATAGCCGGCTTCCCATTGAATTCAACTCTTTTAGTCTCGATCTCCATCCAGAAGATGGTTCCATCCACGCGCGCGGATGGTTGCGCCCAGCCGGTGTGGGAAATGTCCTCGGAAATCATTCGGTCGTGCATGTCTTTAAAGAGGTCCAGGGTCTCCGCATCGGGATAGACTTCCGTGAACAGGTCCTGTTGAAGCAGGCTGTTTTTATTAGGGAAGCCAAAGATGTCGGCAAAACGCTGGTTGAGGTAGATGAGCCTGTTGTCCTGACAGACGTAAGTTCCCAGGGTGAGGTTCTCCGCGATGGTTGTCCCCAGGCTGGACTCCGTTTCAATCTGCATGGTTTGGTGACCTCCTGTCAGGATGATGGTGCCTTTCCTGTTGTGAATAGATCTTCATCTATGCAAGTTCAGGGCCTGAACATTTATTTATGGTCATTTACCCATGTCTGGTCAAATAACCACCCCGCCTCTGTTTTTCACTGAGGGGCCGGGCCTCACTGGCATCTTTGAAAATGCCCCAAAAACTTAGGTAAAAGCACCTGTGTTGCCTGGGGGTTAAGCCCCAGAATGAAAAAATATTTCAAAAAAAATGAAGCCGTCATTCTAGGGAATCGTTCATCCATATTCTTTAATATCAATAGGATAGAATTTTCTCATTCTTTGCGGCTCATTTGGCGGCCGTTTGTGGCCTGGGTCATCTGTATGCTTGGTATCGTGGTTGCTATACAGGATGTCAGCTCTTTTCTCTTATCCCTATGCAAACCGCTTGCCCAGCCTGGATGATCCCCAAAATCGTCTCGTTGGGTCTGCGGAGAAAGGAAGGTCGAAGGAACTTCGGTTTTTCATTTTTATTGCATTCGCATTGTGTGGAACTAACAAATGATGAAGAAAGGATAGACGCAATGAAGAGGAGGAGTTTGACAAGATGGGTGCTCGGTGGGGCGCTGGCGGCAGCCGGCCTGACCCTGAGTGCCGGTCTGGCGTTTGCCGCCCACCCGCCGGTGACGCTTTATACCTATGAAGAATTGGCCATGCAGTACGGCATGGAAAAGATGCCGGTCCAGGTCGATCCCAACACCTTACGCGGTTTCCCTTACAGCCCCAAGCAGACCTGCGGAGGCTGTCATGAGTATACGCAGATCTCCGATCACGCCTTCCACGCCGCCCTGGGCATGCACGAGTGGCAGGACACGGCGGATGGCGAGTTCAAAATCGACGATCCCAATGTCATCAAACCCTGGACGCAGTCCGGGGCCATGTGGGGCAAGTGGTGAAGTCCCTCTCTTCGCCAGGTGGCGAACTTCATGGATCAGAACCCTGCAACACCCGCAGTTGATGACAAGTATTATACGGAACAAGAATTTTTAGCTCAGACCGACCTGACCACTTGGGACATGGCGGTTTACTGCGGCACCTGCCACGTCGGCGGCGGTTTTGGTGAAAAAGACCGCAACGGTGTGCGCCTCTCGATGAAAAATCCCGCCGGCGGTATGGACCCTGGCGCGGCAGGATTCTCGCTGACCACGCCCTACAATGCCTACAACCACTATGTGTTCGAGCTGTTCACCAAAGACACAGGACTGCCGCAACATGTGGTCGCCCAGGCTCCCTGGGCTTACCCGGTCTATGAGGGCATGGAACCTGTGACGGCTCCGCAGGGTTGGGGCCAGGCAATGACCATGACCCTGCCCGATGGCTCTGCCATGCCCGTGGCCGATGGTCAACTCCTGATGCCCAACGTCAAGGAGATGGACTGCCTTTACTGTCACTTTAAGGGCTATAACAACCTCATGGCCTCGGTGATGACCTACAGTGGTGCCCATAACGCGGCTCCCATGGCCGGTTCTGGCCTGATGGACACCAACAGCCTCAGCCCCACCTACCAGGGCTATACCGTGGATGCAGGCAATGGCAAGACCCTGATGGGCGCGCCAGCCATGGTCACTATGGATCAAAACGGCCTCGTCAGCCTGAGCGATTATGCCCTGGGCAATCTGCGGGGGAATCCGGATGAGGCCAACTGCCGTCAGTGCCATGCGCCAAGCTCCCTGGAAGATCTGCCGGACATGATGCGAGATTTCCTCTCTTCGGCGCCCATGGTCTATACCGGCAACTTCTCCCAGTCCTTTACCGGTCTGGCCATGCCGTCTTTCGACTTTAACGCTCCCTTCGGCAATACCTGGAACTGGACAGAAGCCCCTCTGGGAGCGCCCTATCCGCCAGGTCTGGCCTATCCGACTTCAGGGATTCTCACCGTTGGCGACGTCATGGCCGGCATGGGGATCATCGGTGGCAACTGGGCCTACATCCCTTCCATCGGCTTCCCTGCCGCCATGGGGCCCACGGTCTACAATACGGGCATCTTCCCCTTTGGCCCCAACGGCATGCCGGCAGCCGAGCTGCTGGATCCCTACGATCCGGCCACTTTCGACTGGTCCGATCCCAATGCCATGCAGATTCTCATGGCCAAGGAGATCGGTGGCGGCAATCCGGCGGGCACCGGCCCTCTCTATTTCGAGGCGCCCCTGCTTGACGCCAGCGGCAATCCCACCGGCTTCATGGACCAGAACGCTCTGAAGAAGGGCATCGTGCCTTTCCCCCGCGCCGAGTGGTTCAAGCGTGGCGATATCTTCGGCAATGCCGAGCAGGAAGTGCATCTGGCCATGGGCTGCGAAGGCTGCCACATGGATACAAACACCACCAAGGTCGATCAGTATGATGCGGAAGGCCGCATCGTCTTTGACGGCAAGAGCCAGTGCGACCCGGGTCGCGGTTTCGATGCGGCCAGCGGCGTTGAAAACGGTACGCTTGTTGACGGAGTGATGTTCGACTCAAACAACACGGTGAAAAAGTGCGCCGACTGTCACGTTACCGGCAAAAATTCCGATGGCGTGGCGATCAACACCTTTGGTGCGCCCGACCCAACCGCTGCCCACCAGGCCGCCGGCTTGACCGCCAATCTGGTTCAGGCTGTTGGTCCGCAGGGTCTCGTGCCCGGCAATCACCTTGACATCATTGACTGTACGGTCTGCCATGTCTATAAAAAGCAGATGGCCGCACGCCTGCTCGATTCCACCTCAGGTCATCGTTTCCCGACCATGGTGGGCTTCGACGAGTCCCAGGGCATGCTGGGCATGTTCGACGATCCCTTCGGTATGGGTATGCCGGCGGGCAGCAATGCCACCGAATGGCAGCCGCTTTATGCCTGGCAGAAACAAGGGATGTCCGATCAGAACAGTGATCCGAACTGGCGCCGGAAGATCATGCAGATCAACATGATCACCGCCACGCTGTGGAACAACATCGGTTCCACCGTGGATGCCAACGGCGACGGTCAGACCGGGCGTCATGCGTTGACCTACGATCCCGCCACGGATCCTGCCTACACCGGCATGGTACAGAAAACCTACTATGATCCCTGGATTCAGCGTGACCTCAAGGCCGGTCTGAACTTCGGCCCCAGTGGGTTTGCTCCCATCCCTGTCGGCTTCGGCGGCGGCGCCTATCAATCCGCCTATGCTCCCGACGGCTCCTTCACCGGTGCCTGGCAGTATGTCGGTGTCTACGGCGGCAACATCATGTTCTCCACGCCGGAAGAAATCGAAGCCTACAAGGCCTACCGCAATGCCATCGCCCCTGCTGTCGATGGCAAGGATTGGACCGACACCGAGCTGCTGCTCGGCGGCGCTCCTTTCATGATCACCCACAACGTACGCAGCACCGACAAGTTCGTGCTGGGCAAAAACTGCAGTGATTGTCATGCTGCAGGCAAAGGCTTCTTCGATGGCGGCTTCAACATGACCGGTACCGCCATCAAGGCGAACGCCGGCGGTCAGTTTATGGCCTCTGGAGCAGAAGAACTTGTCATCGTCGCCAAAGCGACCGACCTTACCACGGCGGCTGAAATTGCCACCAAGGATGGTGTCGCTTTGGAAGTTCCCTTCGAAGAACTCGGCAATTGGGATGCCGCCACCAAGACCTTCACGCCTGAGCCGGCTGGGGCCTACAAGCGGGTGACGGATCTGGATCGCAGCGTGGCTCTTTACCCCGCTGAATCCTCCTACACGGCTGCTGACGGGACGGTCTATGCTGATCGTTCTGCCTGGGTTGCCTACCTGAACACTCTCAGCAACCCGGCTGATTTCGGTATCGGCGTGGATCCTGTGGCCGTCTTCTCGGCACCGACCACCGAGGTTACGGTCAATGCGGCCTTTGACTTTGTCGCTGATGTCAGCGCCAACACCCAGGGAACCTTCGCGTATTCCTGGCTGATCAACGACGGCAGCGGTACGACCCTGACCGGCGCCACCGCCAGCCACACCTTTACCAAGACCGGCAGCTTCCTGGTGACGCTGTATGTCGAAGATGAGGAAGGCAAGCGAGCCACCGATTCCAAGTACGTCAAGGTTGTGGCTCCGGCACCCGATACCACCATCAGCTACAGTCAGATTGCCGGCACCAACAGCGCCGAAGTCACCTTCGCCAACATGCCGACCCACACCCGTCTGCTGCTCTACTGGGGGGACGGTACCTATGAATGGGTGACGGACGACCAGCCTGATCTGACGGTGACCAAGGCTTTCCGAGCCGTATCGACTTATGACAAGGGGACTTATTACCAGTACCTGACCCGTGTCTATGTCTACAACGGCAGTACCCGCGTCGACTACAAGACAGCCACGGTTACTCTGGTTAAATAACCATCAACCCTAGACCGGGTCCGGCTTCGGCCGGACCCGGATACACCTAACTTTTCCTGTCGTGCAATGACGATGTGCCCGGATTCTGTTCCGGGCTTTTTTCCTGAATAGGTTGTACGTTATTATCACCTGCGTCGAGATGGAACGATTTTTGTGTCCAATTTACAGCAAAATCCATATGTTTTTTTGATCAATTTCCTGCCAGATGGGGCAGCCCTTTCTCTTCCCTTGGATCTGATTCCATGAAGTGGTCTGTTTGTCTCCTGATACTTATACTTTGGGTTGCTCTGCCTGCCTCCGGGCAGTGTTCCAGTAAAAACAGGGAACTCTCCTGGACTCTCATGGGAGGTGGTTATTTTCCTGATGGCGGCCGTCCTGCAAGCGATTCTGTTCTTTATGGAATCAAGCTAGGCTATACTCAACCAGGGTCCACCCTTTTTCAGACTCTGGCGTTGGAAGTTGACCTCTCGCGGATGGAGATTCGCTCGGGCACTCACAGTGAGCAAGGGTACGGAGGGCGTCTGGAGGCCCTTTACGGTTTGCGGAAGCAGGGGGTCTTTCGCCCTTTTCTGGCCCTTGGGGCCGGGGTTCTCGATCCTCCTGGTTCCCCAGACGCCGATTTTGTTGTAGCTTACGGGGGAGGGGCTTTTTATCGGCTCGGCTCCTTGTTCGGCCTGCGAGCCGATGTGCGTCATCTTTTGCCCATGTCAACGGACCACTACAATGATTTTACAGCGACCTGCGGGATCACCATCTTCTTGGGCGGTAATCAGGCCGAACAAAAGAGAATCCCGAAAGACTCGGACAAAGATGGCGTGTCCGATTCCCGGGATCGCTGCCCTGAAACGCCACGCACTATGCAGGTGGATCGCCATGGTTGCCCGGATAACCCTCCTGACTCGGATGACGACGGCGTCGCAGATTACCTCGACCGGTGTCCCGATACTCCAGAGGGCGCTTCCGTTGATGCAGCGGGTTGTCTGAGGGACAGCGATGGTGATGGTGTCCCCGACGCGCAGGATGAATGTCCGCAAAATCCGCCGGGCCTGCCGGTTGATGAGCGGGGCTGCGTTCGTCTCGATTGAAACGAGGCCATTATTCACCGGTAGACCTCAATAGGGATGGTTCCGTGCCAAAGTTGAAACGTTACCTCCTGTGGCTTACTCTCTGTGTCCCCTGGGTCATTCTGCTGGTTTCCTTTCTGTGGGGGAGAGGGCAGGTTCACGACTTTGCGAACCGCTGCGAATCCTGTCACCTGACCTTCAAGGGGGACGGTAGGCCTGGCAAATACACAAGGAGCATCGATTTCCTATGCATGGAGTGCCATCATGTGTCCGCTGTGTATTCCCACCCCACCGGGATGGTGCCTTCCTTCGAGGTGCCTCAGGAAATGTCGCTGGACTGGTCGGGACGCATGACCTGTGCAACCTGCCATGATCCGCATGGCGAGAATATGATGGGCGGCGGCGACCTGCTACGGACGAAATATCGGGGCCAACTTTTCTGCCAGCAGTGTCACAATTACTCCCTGCCTGCAGAAGGGCGGCACGGAGGCACCGGCGGACGAGCCCACTTCCGAGGCGAGACCACATCTGCTCAAAGAAAATGGACCCGTCTTCTTGACTCTGTTTCCGCCGAATGTCTGGCCTGTCATGACGGCGTCATTGCTTCGGCGACCTCCTACCGGGTTGAGGGGGAAAACGAGCCGATAACCTACAGCCAGCGGAAACTTTCCCATCCCATCGGCATCGATTATCGCCGAGCGGCGATGCGGGACAGGGAGCTGCGATCCCCGGAGGCCCTGGCCCCTTACATCACCCTCTTTGAAGGAAAAATTGGCTGCGGTTCCTGCCATAATGTATTTTCCCGGGAGAAAAATCTTTTGGTGGTCAATGACAGAGGCAGCTCTCTCTGTTTTGAATGCCATATCAAATGATTCAGCCTTTATCGGATAGGAGTTGTTTATGTCCTTCAGGTATTTCTTAGCGTTAAGAAGTTTGTCGCTTATCGGTTTTTTTCTGCTGCTCTCCACCCAGGATGTCATGGCCGACGAGAGTGTCGTAGCCCGGGTTGGCGGCATTCCGATTACCACATACGAGCTCAAAAGACAGGTCAGCCGCATTCTGCCCCTGAACTCCAGTTATCATGGAGGCGTATCCAGAGAAAAGCTGGAAGAAATCAAGGAAAAAGCCTTGAGGGAACTTATCGAGCAGGGGATGAAAGTCCGATATGCCCTGGATAATGAAATCACGGTATCATCGGAGGAACTGGAGGCGCGCCTTCAGCCCGTCTGGGAAAAATTTCCGACCCCCGCCTTGTTGGCCGAAGCCCTGGAGGGAGAAAGCGTGTCGGCTTTGCGAGCCTCCGTCTACAGGGGATTGATAGCCAAAAAAGCCGAAGAAATCGCGATTGCACAGCAAGTCAGTGTGCAGGAGGAAGAGGTGATGGCATTCTATCAGGCCAACAGTCATCGCTTTTTCAGGCCCCGCATGTTTCGAGCCAGCCAGATCTTTATCAAGGTGGACCCGCGACTGACTCTGGAACAGAAGCTTCCCTTTCTGGAAAAAGCAAAAAACCTGTCAGAACGCGGCAAGTCAGGCGAGGATTTTTACAATCTGGCCTACTACAACTCCGAAGATGATAAACGTTTTGTGGGAGGAGATCTGGGGTACTTTCATGAAGGTCAGCTTATTGCCGATATTGAAAGAGCTATCCTGCAGATGAAGCCCGGTGAAATTTCCGGCCCGGTAGAGTCGATATATGGTTACCATGTGCTCAAACTTGTCGAGATCAAGGACCCGGTACAGCTTTCCTACGAGGAAAAGAAAGACGATATTCGCCGGGACCTGGAAAGACAGAGGTATGAAACCCTTTACAGCGACTGGATAACCTCTTTGCAGGAAACCTGCAAGGTGGAAATGATCGAGGCGGTTGATGTCGCCCGCCCTGGAGTAGGGGGACAGATAGAGAAAAGCACGCATCCTTTGTGAAAACGCCATTAATGTGGTGATATGACCATCTTTTGTGTGGAAAATGGAGGCAAACTTTTTCAAATAGTCGAAGGACTGCCATTACATCAGTGAATTCCGGTATGAAGCTGCCAGTTTTAATGGTGAAGGAATCTGGCTAATGATCATAAAGATTCAGCTATTTAAGGCAGGTCCTCTCTTTCCCGCAGAGGTTAGGCCAAAATAATGGCCAGAAAGCAGCAAGGGGCTCGTTTTTTGCTTTTTTAATGTCCGTACCATCGCACAATTCTCGCCTGACCGAAAAAAGCAAAACCAGAGAGATCTGGTGACGCAAAGCCACGGATCCGATACAGGACAGCCGGGTTGCCGAAGTGGGTACTAAACTTCCCTGGATACGTTATGGAAAAGTCATAACGCCCACCTTCGGTTTCGAGGTGGGCGTTTTTTATGGCTGGCGTGAGCTCGCGCATGTTCCATTCGGGAAGAGAAAGTCATGAAATTGCGTTGGAAACAACTTTTTCATGTAGGTCTGGCCGTTATTATTCTGAATCTGACCCTGTTTGTGACCTCAAGGGTCATTCTCAAGGACAGCTTTCAGGTTTTGGATCAGGAATCCGCCAGGGATAGCCTGATTCATATGGGGGAAACGCTGGACGATGAACGGCGCTTTCTTGCCACTGTTTCGAGAGACTGGGCTCATTGGGACGACGCCTATCACTTTATGCAGGAAAACAACCTGAACTTTATCACCTCCCATCTCCGCGATACCCTTTTCAGTGAGCTCGAACTGAATCTTTTTGCCTTCATTGACCCCTCCGGGAAGATCCTCTTCGCCCGATCTTATGATTATCATGAAAATGCTGCCGTGCCTGTCGATTGGGAGGGCATTGATCATCTGGTAAAAGAGGGCCGACTTTTTAAAGATACCGTACAGGGTAGTGGCCTTTGCGGTTTTGTGCCCGTTGCCGGGAAACCCATGCTGCTGGCTGTGCAGCACGTTCTTCCCAATACCAAGGATGGCCCATCACGCGGTTTGCTGATTTTAGGGAGGAATTTTGACCGCCCTCAGGTGGAGCGGTTGGCCCACGAACGCCACATGGAACTGACGATTCTGCCAACCCGCAGTACGGCAGGGCGTGAAGACGCCATCTTTGCCGACTTGTTTGCTTCGCGCGACGGGGTGGTGGTTGCTCAAGATGACAGGGTGAATATAGGCTACCTGCCGCTGAGAGATCTTTGGGGAAAACCTTCCTTTTATCTGCAGGCTCAGATGCCCAGAAAAATATATCAGGGCGGAACGGGAGCAATCCGCTATTTTCTGCACTGGAATTTTTTGGTTACGTTAATTTTCGGTCTGACAACCTATGGTATTTTGAGTAAATTATCCCTTGTGCGGCGAAAACGTCGCGAGGTTGAGGCCCAGTGTCATGCCTTGGTTGAGAATCTGGGACTCGGGGTTTCCCTCGTTGACGAAAACTTTACGATCCTCATGGCCAATTCCGCAGTCGCGCGTATTTTTGACAAGGACGCCGACGCTCTGGTCGGGCGTCAATGCTTCAGAGAGCTAAAACACCGAAGAAAGCCGTGCATCGATTGCCCCGGCGCTATCGCCCTTAAAAGCGGACGTTCAGCTCGGGAAGAAATTGTCGGCCATCATGCCGACGGATCCCCCAGGGTCGTCCGAGTTCAGGCTTTCCCCATTTTTGATGGGACTGGCAGAGCTCATCGTTTCATTGAACTTGTCGAAGACATCACGGCACAGAAAGAGGCCGAGCGTGCTCTGCGGGAGTCGAACCAGCTGGCGAAAACGGTGCTGAACAGCATCCGGGATGGCGTGGCGATCATTGAGACCTCCGATTATACTTTCACGTCGGTCAACCGGGTTTTTCTTGAAAGTGTGGGGCTTCGTGAAGAAGACGTCATCGGCCGTTCCTGTTACGAACTTCTCCCTCAGAAACCCTTGTCTTTCAACCCCCATGATGCCTTTTGCCCCATAGAAGAGAGCGAAAAAAGTGGTTCTCATGCTCAGGCCGACTATTCCGTGACCGATGCCCACGGCGATATCCGCCATCTTGAGGTGTTCACCTCGCCCATCAAGAATGAGGCCGGAGACGTCTCTCAGGTGGTTTGGGTGGCGCGTGATGTGTCGGAGCGTAAAAAGGCCGAGCAGGAAATCCGTCACCTCGCCTATCACGATGCTCTGACCGGACTGCCTAACCGCAGTCGTCTTGAAGAGCGCCTGGAGCAACTTTTTTCTCACGGTCAGCCCGGCAGCCAGCAGCTGGCCATGCTGTTCCTCGACCTCGACCGCTTCAAAAATATCAATGACACCTTTGGTCATGCGATGGGAGACCTGCTCCTTAAGTCGGTATCACGGCGGCTGAGAACCAGCGTAAGGGAAGGGGATATGGTCGCCAGGCTGGGTGGCGATGAATTCGTTGTTCTTCTGGTCAGAACAAAGAACCGCCAGGAAGTAGAGACCGTCGCCCGCAAGATTCTGGAAGTCATTTCGGCGCCTTTCTATCTGGAAGGACATAAGATATACATCACGACGAGTATCGGCATTGCCCTGTGCCCTCACGATGGCCACGAGGGCGATCTTTTGAAAAAGAGCGCCGATATGGCCATGTATGCTGCCAAGGAAAAGGGACGGAATGCCTATCACTTTTATTCCGAGCACATGGGGCAGCAGGCTCTCGAGCGGCACCACATTGAACAGGAGCTGCGCCTGGCCCTTGAAGGGGGGCAATTTTATCTGGTCTACCAGCCGCAGTTTGATTTGCGCTCTGGCCAGCTCACAGGGATCGAAGCCCTGCTACGCTGGCGGCATCCCGAACGTGGAAGTATCTCTCCTCTGCAGTTTCTGCGCACAGCGGAAGAGACCAACCTGATCCGCCCCCTGGGGGAATGGGTGCTCGAAACCGCCTGTGCACAGAACAAGGTCTGGCAGAAAGAAGGCTTTCCCTGTGTGAGGGTATCGGTCAATCTTTCGAGCCATCATTTCCGCGATCCTGACTTCAGTCGGGTCGTGCAGGAAACTCTTGCCCGCACGGGGCTGAGCCCCCAATGCCTTGGCCTGGAGTTGGCGGAAAGCGTTCTTATGGAAAATACCGAGTCTTTGGCCCGAATTCTCCAGGATTTTAAAGATATGGGCATCCAGTTGACCGTGGACACCTTTGATACAGGCTATGCTCCCCTGCGTTATCTCAAGCACTTTCCCATTGATCGGGTGAAAATTTCCCATGGCGCGGCCGAAACCCTGTTCGTCGGGCAGGACAAAAAGAGTCACTTCGAAGAAATGATTCGAAAGGCGCGCCAGCTCAATCTTGAAATTATTGCCGGTGGCATTGAAACCATGGAACAGATCGATCAACTGACAACCCTTCGCTGCTTTACCATGCAGGGCTATTACCTCGAACGGCCCCTGGCCGCCCGGGATATGCCGAGGGTATTCAGGGGCGGTCTTTTTCAGGGGCGATTGGTTGCAAAATCCTGATTTCTGCTCTTGATCCTCTCCCGATTCCTGCCAAAACCCTTCTGGCAGATAAGTCTTGAACTAATTGCAAAATATAGATATTGTGGGTCGGTCATTCTACGGCAGACTCCCGGAGTTTGCCTGGGCAGATACTGACTATCTGACGATGGTGCCTGGTTTGGAGAATTAAAAACGTTGAAGGAGGAATGTTGATGAAACGCGTAATGAAAATGACCGCCCTGCTTTTGGGTTTGTTGGTTTTTGTGGCCCCGGTTTTGGCCGCATCCGACGCTGGTGGCGGCCGTGGCCGCTATCTTTTCCGCAAGGACTGCCGCACCTGCCATGGATCTGAAGGGCGCGCCGTCGCTTTGACGCCCCAGAGCCGCACGGCGGACGAATGGCGTACTTTCTTTGAAGCCGAGCAACAGAAGAACCATGCCGAAGCCTGGCAGAATATCGGCGATCGCAATCTTGATAAGATCAAAGAGTTCGTCATGCTGAACGCCTCAGATGTCTTTTCGTCCAAGGCGGCTGACTGCTGGGATCCGAAATAGGTCAATTTTAGCCAACAAGAAAGCATTACCAAAAAAGCCGCCCCTATCAGAGGGCGGCTTTTT
Protein-coding regions in this window:
- a CDS encoding thrombospondin type 3 repeat-containing protein — encoded protein: MKWSVCLLILILWVALPASGQCSSKNRELSWTLMGGGYFPDGGRPASDSVLYGIKLGYTQPGSTLFQTLALEVDLSRMEIRSGTHSEQGYGGRLEALYGLRKQGVFRPFLALGAGVLDPPGSPDADFVVAYGGGAFYRLGSLFGLRADVRHLLPMSTDHYNDFTATCGITIFLGGNQAEQKRIPKDSDKDGVSDSRDRCPETPRTMQVDRHGCPDNPPDSDDDGVADYLDRCPDTPEGASVDAAGCLRDSDGDGVPDAQDECPQNPPGLPVDERGCVRLD
- a CDS encoding cytochrome C; this translates as MTRWVLGGALAAAGLTLSAGLAFAAHPPVTLYTYEELAMQYGMEKMPVQVDPNTLRGFPYSPKQTCGGCHEYTQISDHAFHAALGMHEWQDTADGEFKIDDPNVIKPWTQSGAMWGKW
- a CDS encoding peptidylprolyl isomerase, which gives rise to MSFRYFLALRSLSLIGFFLLLSTQDVMADESVVARVGGIPITTYELKRQVSRILPLNSSYHGGVSREKLEEIKEKALRELIEQGMKVRYALDNEITVSSEELEARLQPVWEKFPTPALLAEALEGESVSALRASVYRGLIAKKAEEIAIAQQVSVQEEEVMAFYQANSHRFFRPRMFRASQIFIKVDPRLTLEQKLPFLEKAKNLSERGKSGEDFYNLAYYNSEDDKRFVGGDLGYFHEGQLIADIERAILQMKPGEISGPVESIYGYHVLKLVEIKDPVQLSYEEKKDDIRRDLERQRYETLYSDWITSLQETCKVEMIEAVDVARPGVGGQIEKSTHPL
- a CDS encoding histidine kinase, with the protein product MQIETESSLGTTIAENLTLGTYVCQDNRLIYLNQRFADIFGFPNKNSLLQQDLFTEVYPDAETLDLFKDMHDRMISEDISHTGWAQPSARVDGTIFWMEIETKRVEFNGKPAIIGTFKDQTDCQVMAEAMVISQQTLRLLLNAMEDRVYVVSEDHKIVYANKKMLESCQGDISTDPCHKLCRGLNSPCDDCSRDEVFKSGEPLYKEFFNQANSAWYSVIELGIRMPGLNQPAKLAVARDITSRKESEQRIRALSHRLLNAQEEERKFISRELHDDLGQRLNAVKMATETLAEDLGSQPEDIQKRLMAINANILSAINSVRKLSGALRPSSLERLGLVDAVHDHMEKVKSMHSLSIDFKTGGMKEVKLSSDAEINIYRIIQEALNNVVKHAGARQVTIRLTASHPDILLRIEDNGAGFNLQDQMNPINSGNKLGLVGMFERVQFLNGKFRVASAPGKGTRILIEIPITGN
- a CDS encoding PKD domain-containing protein, which encodes MDQNPATPAVDDKYYTEQEFLAQTDLTTWDMAVYCGTCHVGGGFGEKDRNGVRLSMKNPAGGMDPGAAGFSLTTPYNAYNHYVFELFTKDTGLPQHVVAQAPWAYPVYEGMEPVTAPQGWGQAMTMTLPDGSAMPVADGQLLMPNVKEMDCLYCHFKGYNNLMASVMTYSGAHNAAPMAGSGLMDTNSLSPTYQGYTVDAGNGKTLMGAPAMVTMDQNGLVSLSDYALGNLRGNPDEANCRQCHAPSSLEDLPDMMRDFLSSAPMVYTGNFSQSFTGLAMPSFDFNAPFGNTWNWTEAPLGAPYPPGLAYPTSGILTVGDVMAGMGIIGGNWAYIPSIGFPAAMGPTVYNTGIFPFGPNGMPAAELLDPYDPATFDWSDPNAMQILMAKEIGGGNPAGTGPLYFEAPLLDASGNPTGFMDQNALKKGIVPFPRAEWFKRGDIFGNAEQEVHLAMGCEGCHMDTNTTKVDQYDAEGRIVFDGKSQCDPGRGFDAASGVENGTLVDGVMFDSNNTVKKCADCHVTGKNSDGVAINTFGAPDPTAAHQAAGLTANLVQAVGPQGLVPGNHLDIIDCTVCHVYKKQMAARLLDSTSGHRFPTMVGFDESQGMLGMFDDPFGMGMPAGSNATEWQPLYAWQKQGMSDQNSDPNWRRKIMQINMITATLWNNIGSTVDANGDGQTGRHALTYDPATDPAYTGMVQKTYYDPWIQRDLKAGLNFGPSGFAPIPVGFGGGAYQSAYAPDGSFTGAWQYVGVYGGNIMFSTPEEIEAYKAYRNAIAPAVDGKDWTDTELLLGGAPFMITHNVRSTDKFVLGKNCSDCHAAGKGFFDGGFNMTGTAIKANAGGQFMASGAEELVIVAKATDLTTAAEIATKDGVALEVPFEELGNWDAATKTFTPEPAGAYKRVTDLDRSVALYPAESSYTAADGTVYADRSAWVAYLNTLSNPADFGIGVDPVAVFSAPTTEVTVNAAFDFVADVSANTQGTFAYSWLINDGSGTTLTGATASHTFTKTGSFLVTLYVEDEEGKRATDSKYVKVVAPAPDTTISYSQIAGTNSAEVTFANMPTHTRLLLYWGDGTYEWVTDDQPDLTVTKAFRAVSTYDKGTYYQYLTRVYVYNGSTRVDYKTATVTLVK
- a CDS encoding cytochrome c3 family protein, translating into MPKLKRYLLWLTLCVPWVILLVSFLWGRGQVHDFANRCESCHLTFKGDGRPGKYTRSIDFLCMECHHVSAVYSHPTGMVPSFEVPQEMSLDWSGRMTCATCHDPHGENMMGGGDLLRTKYRGQLFCQQCHNYSLPAEGRHGGTGGRAHFRGETTSAQRKWTRLLDSVSAECLACHDGVIASATSYRVEGENEPITYSQRKLSHPIGIDYRRAAMRDRELRSPEALAPYITLFEGKIGCGSCHNVFSREKNLLVVNDRGSSLCFECHIK